In Roseomonas fluvialis, one genomic interval encodes:
- a CDS encoding tellurite resistance TerB family protein — MDPKALLDRFLGPNAAAGAGDLAQRARGALGGNAGMLAGGAAAGGLLALLLGSKKVRKIAGGAVGYGGAAALGALAYRAWQGWQQGAPATTAAPAQPQAPLALPAPPPAFAATTPEFQLGLVRAMAGAAMADGHVDATERETIFGHVDRLGLDAEAKGFVFDLLQRPPSLEDIAAGASTQEQAAEIYLAARLAIDPDHPAERAWLQALAHRLRLPDGLAAHLDGQASQVLGQP; from the coding sequence ATGGACCCGAAGGCGCTTCTCGATCGCTTCCTTGGCCCGAACGCCGCCGCCGGCGCGGGCGACCTCGCACAGCGCGCGCGCGGTGCGCTTGGCGGCAATGCGGGCATGCTGGCGGGCGGCGCCGCGGCCGGCGGGCTGCTCGCGCTGCTGCTCGGCAGCAAGAAAGTGCGCAAGATCGCCGGCGGCGCGGTCGGCTACGGTGGCGCGGCGGCGCTGGGCGCGCTGGCCTACCGGGCCTGGCAGGGCTGGCAGCAGGGCGCGCCGGCCACCACGGCGGCGCCGGCCCAACCGCAGGCGCCGCTCGCGCTGCCGGCGCCCCCGCCCGCCTTCGCGGCAACGACCCCCGAATTCCAGCTGGGGCTGGTGCGCGCCATGGCCGGTGCCGCCATGGCCGACGGGCATGTCGACGCAACCGAGCGCGAGACGATCTTCGGCCATGTCGATCGCCTCGGGCTCGACGCCGAGGCCAAGGGCTTCGTCTTCGACCTGCTGCAGCGTCCGCCATCGCTCGAGGACATCGCCGCCGGCGCCAGCACGCAGGAACAGGCGGCGGAGATCTACCTGGCCGCGCGCCTGGCGATCGATCCCGACCATCCGGCCGAACGCGCCTGGCTGCAGGCGCTGGCGCATCGGCTGCGCCTGCCGGACGGCCTGGCCGCCCATCTCGACGGGCAGGCGTCGCAGGTGCTCGGGCAGCCCTAG
- a CDS encoding ketopantoate reductase family protein, whose translation MADMAAVDRGPILVWGAGAIGGTIGAALVRARHAVVFVDIEADHVAAIADPARGLSIEGPVDAHRIVAPAFTPPTVHGVYRRIFLCVKAHHTEAACRALLPHLAPDGYVLSLQNGLCETIIAPIIGAKRTVGCFVNFSADWHGPGQILYGGRGALVLGELDGSTTPRLTALHALLRDVFEPNAIITPNIWGYLWGKLGYGAMLFAQALGEKGIADCLARPELLPLWRALGGEAIAVARAEGVTPLGFNGFDPAAFSPGATEAQAAASVAAMVEFNRPNAKTHSGVWRDLWVRRRRTEIDVQIAPIAEIGARHGIPCPAVRRLVAMTHECEAGTRPMSDANLTEMLP comes from the coding sequence ATGGCGGACATGGCAGCAGTGGATCGCGGCCCCATCCTGGTCTGGGGCGCGGGCGCGATCGGCGGGACGATCGGCGCCGCGCTGGTGCGCGCCCGCCACGCCGTGGTCTTCGTGGACATCGAGGCCGACCACGTCGCCGCGATCGCCGACCCGGCGCGCGGGCTGTCCATCGAAGGCCCGGTGGATGCGCACCGCATCGTCGCCCCCGCCTTCACGCCGCCGACCGTGCACGGCGTCTACCGGCGCATCTTCCTCTGCGTGAAGGCGCATCATACGGAAGCCGCCTGCCGCGCGCTGCTGCCGCACCTCGCCCCGGATGGCTACGTGCTGTCGCTGCAGAACGGGCTGTGCGAGACCATCATCGCGCCGATCATCGGCGCCAAACGCACGGTCGGCTGCTTCGTGAACTTCTCCGCAGACTGGCACGGGCCTGGGCAGATCCTGTACGGCGGCCGCGGCGCGCTGGTGCTGGGCGAACTGGATGGCAGCACCACGCCGCGCCTGACCGCGCTGCACGCGCTGCTGCGCGATGTCTTCGAACCCAACGCCATCATCACGCCGAACATCTGGGGCTACCTGTGGGGCAAGCTCGGCTACGGGGCGATGCTGTTCGCCCAAGCGCTGGGCGAGAAAGGCATCGCCGACTGCCTGGCGCGACCCGAATTGCTGCCGCTTTGGCGCGCGCTGGGTGGCGAGGCGATCGCGGTGGCACGCGCGGAAGGCGTGACACCGCTCGGCTTCAACGGCTTCGACCCCGCGGCCTTCTCGCCAGGTGCGACCGAGGCGCAGGCGGCCGCCTCGGTCGCCGCCATGGTCGAATTCAACCGACCGAACGCCAAGACGCATTCGGGCGTGTGGCGCGACCTGTGGGTGCGCCGCCGCCGCACCGAGATCGACGTGCAGATCGCCCCGATCGCCGAGATCGGCGCCAGGCACGGCATCCCCTGTCCGGCAGTGCGCCGGCTGGTTGCGATGACGCATGAGTGCGAAGCGGGCACGCGCCCGATGTCCGACGCCAACCTCACGGAGATGCTGCCATGA
- a CDS encoding aspartate/glutamate racemase family protein: MRLLVANANTTEAITQACADAARAAAAPGTEIIPATPRFGPAVISSRAENVIAGHALLELLAEHAGQVDAVLLAVSHDTALDAARQMMPCPVVGMTEAACLVGCMAGGRFGLVTFGGVETYRELVGRHGVSSRLAGVAGVDATPPEAVADPEGVGAKVLAAVESLAAQGADSVVLAGAALAGFDRRLRARAPVALLDGMACGVRMAELLVALQLPKPRSGSYAALSGRSGIELSPALAAMLRGGQ, encoded by the coding sequence ATGCGCCTGCTCGTCGCCAACGCCAATACCACCGAGGCGATCACGCAGGCCTGCGCGGACGCCGCGCGCGCCGCCGCCGCGCCGGGCACCGAAATCATCCCCGCCACGCCGCGCTTCGGCCCGGCGGTGATCTCGTCCCGCGCCGAGAACGTGATCGCCGGCCATGCGCTGCTGGAATTGCTGGCTGAGCACGCCGGGCAGGTCGATGCCGTGCTGCTGGCGGTCAGCCACGACACCGCGCTGGACGCGGCGCGGCAGATGATGCCCTGCCCCGTCGTGGGCATGACCGAGGCCGCCTGCCTGGTCGGCTGCATGGCCGGCGGGCGCTTTGGCCTGGTGACCTTCGGTGGCGTCGAGACCTATCGCGAGCTGGTGGGGCGGCACGGAGTGTCGTCGCGCCTGGCCGGGGTCGCCGGCGTGGACGCAACGCCGCCCGAGGCAGTGGCCGATCCCGAGGGCGTGGGTGCGAAGGTCCTGGCGGCGGTCGAATCCCTCGCCGCGCAGGGTGCGGATTCCGTGGTGCTGGCCGGCGCCGCGCTGGCTGGCTTCGACCGCCGGCTCCGGGCGCGCGCACCGGTCGCTCTGCTGGACGGCATGGCCTGCGGCGTTCGGATGGCAGAATTGCTGGTGGCGCTGCAACTTCCGAAGCCCCGCAGCGGTTCCTACGCCGCGCTCAGCGGGCGCAGCGGGATCGAACTTTCTCCGGCGCTCGCGGCGATGCTGCGCGGAGGACAGTGA
- a CDS encoding M20/M25/M40 family metallo-hydrolase produces MTEFPATALPFDVEEILARLTRWAACESPTFDAAAVNRMMDLAARDLALLGARIDRIPGRMGLGDCVRARFPHPAGDAAPGICVMAHLDTVHPVGTLAKLPIRREGNRCYGPGILDMKGGTVISVEAIRLILAAGMQTKLPVTFLLTSDEEIGSPSTRDIIEAEAARNAYVLVPEPARPDGGVVTGRYAIARFNLKTTGRPSHAGARLAEGRSAIREMAKQIVAIEDMTTDDCTFSVGVIHGGQWVNCVSTTCEAEALSMAKRQEDLDAGVQRMLGLRSGANDVLLEVTRGVTRPVWEADAKGMALFGQARRIANAIGYDINPQSSGGGSDGNFTGAMGVATLDGLGVQGALAHTLEEHVLIDSLVPRAKLMAGLLTTLD; encoded by the coding sequence ATGACCGAATTCCCCGCCACCGCGCTGCCCTTCGACGTCGAGGAGATCCTGGCGCGCCTGACCCGCTGGGCGGCCTGCGAGAGCCCCACCTTCGACGCCGCGGCGGTGAACCGCATGATGGACCTGGCGGCGCGCGACCTCGCGTTGCTGGGTGCGCGGATCGACCGCATCCCGGGCCGCATGGGGCTGGGCGACTGCGTGCGCGCGCGCTTCCCGCATCCGGCGGGCGATGCCGCGCCGGGCATCTGCGTGATGGCGCATCTCGACACGGTGCATCCGGTCGGCACGCTCGCGAAGCTGCCGATCCGGCGCGAAGGGAATCGCTGCTACGGGCCGGGAATCCTCGACATGAAGGGGGGCACCGTCATCAGCGTGGAGGCGATCCGCCTGATCCTCGCCGCCGGGATGCAGACGAAGCTGCCGGTGACCTTCCTGCTGACCTCCGACGAGGAAATCGGCAGCCCCTCCACGCGCGACATCATCGAGGCCGAGGCGGCACGCAACGCCTACGTGCTGGTGCCCGAACCCGCGCGCCCCGATGGCGGCGTGGTGACGGGGCGCTACGCCATCGCGCGCTTCAACCTGAAGACGACGGGGCGGCCCTCGCATGCCGGCGCCCGGCTGGCCGAAGGCCGCAGCGCGATCCGCGAAATGGCGAAGCAGATCGTCGCCATCGAGGACATGACGACCGACGACTGCACCTTCTCGGTCGGCGTCATCCATGGCGGGCAATGGGTGAACTGCGTGTCCACCACCTGCGAGGCCGAGGCGCTGTCCATGGCCAAGCGGCAGGAGGACCTGGACGCCGGCGTGCAGCGGATGCTGGGGCTGCGCTCAGGAGCCAACGACGTGCTGCTGGAGGTGACGCGCGGTGTGACGCGCCCCGTGTGGGAGGCGGATGCGAAAGGCATGGCTCTGTTCGGCCAGGCGCGGCGCATCGCGAACGCCATCGGCTACGACATCAACCCGCAATCGAGCGGCGGCGGGTCGGATGGCAACTTCACCGGCGCGATGGGCGTCGCAACGCTCGACGGCTTGGGCGTGCAGGGCGCGCTGGCCCATACGCTCGAGGAACACGTGCTGATCGACAGCCTGGTGCCGCGGGCGAAGCTGATGGCGGGACTGCTGACGACGCTGGACTGA
- a CDS encoding TauD/TfdA family dioxygenase, whose amino-acid sequence MSATTRPRPRPVPQTGPAVWTAADLTAADWMVPVGTEEAAELEAALTAAQAAAPVPPLTRLAPILADVTARLDTGRGFCLLRGLPFDRHGAAAAEAALVALGEHIGQPLVLGGAAVSRLTGPPPQEPGTSGPPRFHIEACDAIALLCLANGPEAPAHVMVSAGAVHNEVMRRDRAALAELYEPAPLIEDGAMAARAVFTMTEGAFAARYTRTAVEAAAALPQPGAAPLPAGLLPAFDLLDAVCAEPTLMLKLEPRPGDLLLFNPHLVWKRRTLAETALDAPEAAQEFRRLRVTMAHSRRTVAEPA is encoded by the coding sequence ATGAGTGCGACCACACGCCCCCGCCCGCGTCCCGTGCCACAGACCGGCCCCGCCGTCTGGACCGCGGCGGACCTCACCGCGGCGGACTGGATGGTGCCCGTGGGCACCGAGGAAGCGGCGGAGCTGGAGGCGGCGCTCACGGCGGCGCAGGCCGCCGCGCCGGTGCCGCCGCTCACGCGCCTCGCGCCGATCCTGGCGGATGTGACGGCGCGGCTCGACACCGGGCGCGGCTTCTGTCTGCTGCGCGGCCTGCCCTTCGACCGGCACGGCGCCGCGGCGGCGGAAGCGGCGCTGGTGGCGCTCGGCGAACATATCGGACAGCCATTGGTGCTCGGTGGCGCGGCGGTCTCGCGCCTGACCGGCCCGCCGCCGCAGGAGCCCGGCACCTCGGGCCCGCCGCGCTTCCATATCGAGGCCTGCGACGCGATCGCGCTGCTGTGCCTGGCAAACGGGCCGGAGGCGCCGGCGCATGTCATGGTCTCGGCCGGTGCCGTGCACAACGAGGTGATGCGCCGCGACCGCGCCGCGCTGGCCGAATTGTACGAACCCGCGCCGCTGATCGAGGACGGTGCAATGGCCGCTCGCGCTGTCTTCACCATGACCGAAGGCGCCTTCGCCGCGCGCTATACGCGCACAGCGGTCGAGGCCGCGGCCGCGCTGCCGCAGCCAGGCGCCGCGCCGCTGCCCGCCGGCCTGCTGCCCGCCTTCGATCTGCTGGACGCGGTCTGCGCCGAGCCGACGCTCATGCTGAAGCTGGAACCCCGGCCGGGCGACCTGCTGCTGTTCAATCCACATCTGGTCTGGAAGCGGCGCACCCTGGCCGAGACAGCGTTGGACGCGCCGGAGGCGGCGCAGGAATTCCGCCGCCTGCGCGTCACCATGGCGCATTCGCGCCGCACCGTGGCGGAACCTGCCTGA
- a CDS encoding gamma-glutamylcyclotransferase family protein — protein sequence MPTFLPDPYAAYGSNLWHDQMRRRCPDARVAGSALLQGWRLVVRKYALIERDDAASCPIGLWQVTAACLESLDRYEGPRTYRRVQVPLPGGGVACTYTEIRIRPGPPAAEYVQRLRAGYRDFGFDTVVLEAAVAQSGFSAVAPPPP from the coding sequence ATGCCAACGTTCCTTCCCGATCCCTACGCAGCCTATGGCAGCAACCTGTGGCACGACCAGATGCGCCGGCGCTGCCCTGATGCGCGCGTGGCAGGGAGCGCCCTGCTGCAGGGCTGGCGGCTGGTGGTACGGAAATACGCGCTGATCGAACGCGACGACGCCGCGTCCTGCCCGATCGGCTTGTGGCAGGTGACGGCAGCGTGCCTCGAATCGCTGGACCGATACGAGGGTCCGCGCACCTACAGGCGCGTCCAGGTGCCGCTGCCCGGTGGCGGCGTGGCCTGCACCTATACCGAGATCCGTATCCGCCCCGGCCCTCCGGCGGCGGAATACGTGCAGCGCCTGCGCGCCGGGTACCGCGACTTCGGCTTCGACACCGTGGTGCTGGAGGCCGCCGTAGCGCAGTCGGGCTTCAGCGCCGTCGCGCCTCCGCCACCGTGA
- the ypfJ gene encoding KPN_02809 family neutral zinc metallopeptidase: MRLGGRESRNVEDRRGSRMGGRGMAIGGGFGGIAILLIALLFGIDPNELLQGTQPPPQQAQQRQMTAEDEAGRRFVAQVLGETEEVWRDEFARRGARYEEPTLVLFSGATQSGCGFAQAQVGPFYCPRDRRIYIDLDFMADLQRRLRAGGDFAAAYIIAHEVGHHVQNLMGVLGRVEQARRSQGEAAGNAMSVRVELQADCLAGVWARRAHEARNILERGDIEEGINAAAAVGDDRLQRAGHGHVAPESFTHGTSAQRVGWFRRGLESGRMEACDTFADPR; the protein is encoded by the coding sequence ATGCGTCTCGGGGGTCGGGAAAGCCGCAATGTCGAGGACCGGCGCGGCAGCCGCATGGGCGGGCGCGGCATGGCGATCGGCGGCGGCTTCGGCGGCATCGCCATCCTGCTGATCGCGCTGTTGTTCGGCATCGACCCGAACGAACTTCTGCAAGGCACCCAGCCGCCGCCGCAGCAGGCGCAGCAGCGCCAGATGACGGCCGAGGACGAGGCCGGTCGCCGCTTCGTGGCCCAGGTGCTGGGCGAGACCGAGGAGGTCTGGCGCGACGAATTCGCTCGCCGCGGCGCGCGCTATGAGGAACCGACGCTGGTGCTGTTCTCCGGCGCCACGCAATCGGGCTGCGGCTTCGCGCAGGCGCAGGTGGGGCCGTTCTACTGCCCGCGGGACCGGCGCATCTACATCGACCTCGACTTCATGGCGGATCTCCAACGGCGGCTGCGCGCGGGGGGCGACTTCGCCGCCGCCTACATCATCGCGCATGAGGTCGGGCACCATGTGCAGAACCTGATGGGCGTGCTGGGCCGCGTGGAGCAGGCGCGGCGCAGCCAGGGCGAGGCGGCGGGCAATGCGATGAGCGTGCGCGTCGAATTGCAGGCCGATTGCCTGGCCGGCGTCTGGGCACGGCGTGCCCATGAAGCGCGCAACATCCTGGAACGCGGCGACATCGAGGAAGGCATCAACGCCGCCGCGGCTGTCGGCGACGACCGGCTGCAGCGCGCCGGGCACGGGCATGTCGCACCCGAAAGCTTCACCCACGGGACGTCGGCGCAGCGCGTCGGTTGGTTCCGGCGCGGGTTGGAGAGCGGCCGGATGGAAGCCTGCGACACCTTCGCCGACCCGCGCTGA
- a CDS encoding DMT family transporter: MFQGLSGNLRGGALMAVAAILFAAEALAIRLMTARGIPVEVQVFARSLGQLLWVAPIIAATGLAVFRTQRPGLHLLRGSSSLLTWGFYYASFGPLDLATATVLSFTNVMFTTLLAGPVLGERVDHWRWAGTIAGFVGVAVMLRPGTTVSMLGVALALASAVTWCGITLSSRVLAQQDRNTTIMAWVGLVTTAGSAPFAFMAWVPLGFVDLLILASVAGFAPGIIWLITSAYRHGEASAIAPFQYLRLIVVAGFGWAIFNEVPDGWTWLGAGVILAGAVVVTVAEARRR; encoded by the coding sequence ATGTTCCAGGGACTTTCGGGCAACCTGCGCGGCGGTGCGCTGATGGCGGTGGCGGCGATCCTGTTCGCCGCCGAGGCGCTGGCGATCCGCCTGATGACCGCGCGCGGCATCCCGGTCGAGGTGCAGGTCTTCGCGCGGTCGCTCGGGCAATTGCTTTGGGTGGCGCCCATCATCGCGGCGACGGGCCTGGCCGTGTTCCGCACGCAAAGGCCCGGGCTGCACCTGTTGCGCGGGTCGTCATCATTGCTGACCTGGGGCTTCTACTACGCGTCATTCGGGCCGCTCGACCTCGCGACCGCGACGGTGCTGTCCTTCACCAACGTGATGTTCACCACGCTGCTGGCTGGCCCCGTTCTGGGCGAGCGCGTGGACCACTGGCGCTGGGCCGGCACCATCGCGGGCTTCGTCGGCGTGGCGGTGATGCTGCGGCCGGGCACGACGGTGTCGATGCTGGGCGTGGCGCTGGCGCTGGCGTCCGCCGTGACCTGGTGCGGCATCACGCTGTCCTCGCGCGTGCTGGCGCAGCAGGACCGCAACACCACGATCATGGCCTGGGTCGGGCTGGTGACCACGGCGGGGTCCGCGCCCTTCGCATTCATGGCCTGGGTGCCGCTGGGGTTTGTCGATCTGCTGATCCTGGCCTCGGTCGCCGGTTTCGCACCGGGGATCATCTGGCTGATCACCAGCGCGTATCGGCATGGCGAGGCCTCCGCCATCGCGCCCTTCCAGTATCTGCGGCTGATCGTGGTGGCCGGCTTCGGCTGGGCGATCTTCAACGAAGTGCCGGATGGCTGGACCTGGCTCGGCGCCGGCGTGATCCTGGCCGGTGCCGTGGTGGTCACGGTGGCGGAGGCGCGACGGCGCTGA
- a CDS encoding SDR family NAD(P)-dependent oxidoreductase, which translates to MKDYDFAGTVVAVTGAGHGFGRAIAQSFAALGAQVYATDLSAEELEETADHPGAIHTSAFDLTAPGAAKNWIAEVERHAEAPVGVLASNAGGVRGQVMRPLETVPESDWHDIIAINLHAHFLLAQAVAPGMKRAGHGRIVTISSGAGLQPSRTGIQAYTSAKHGLIGLTRQLAHELGPHGINANSVAPGLILSNPASIRQWEAYGTEGQARVMSSIALRRLGEAQDIANAVLFLASPMANYINGQVLSVDGGK; encoded by the coding sequence ATGAAGGACTACGACTTCGCCGGCACGGTGGTGGCCGTGACCGGCGCAGGCCACGGCTTCGGGCGCGCCATCGCGCAGTCCTTTGCGGCGCTCGGCGCGCAGGTCTACGCGACCGACCTCTCGGCCGAGGAACTCGAGGAGACCGCCGACCATCCGGGCGCCATCCACACCTCGGCCTTCGACCTGACGGCGCCGGGGGCGGCGAAGAACTGGATCGCCGAAGTCGAACGCCACGCGGAAGCACCGGTCGGCGTGCTGGCGTCGAATGCCGGCGGCGTCCGTGGCCAGGTGATGCGCCCGCTGGAGACCGTGCCCGAAAGCGACTGGCACGACATCATCGCGATCAACCTGCATGCGCATTTCCTGCTCGCGCAGGCGGTCGCACCCGGCATGAAGCGCGCCGGGCACGGGCGGATCGTGACAATCAGCTCCGGCGCGGGGCTGCAGCCGAGTCGCACCGGCATCCAGGCGTACACCAGCGCCAAGCACGGGCTGATCGGCCTGACGCGGCAACTGGCGCACGAACTCGGCCCGCACGGCATCAACGCGAACAGCGTGGCACCGGGGCTGATCCTGTCGAACCCCGCGAGTATCCGGCAATGGGAAGCCTACGGCACGGAAGGCCAGGCGCGGGTGATGTCGTCGATCGCGCTGCGCCGGCTGGGCGAGGCGCAGGACATCGCGAATGCCGTGCTGTTCCTGGCCTCGCCCATGGCGAACTACATCAACGGCCAGGTGCTGAGCGTGGATGGCGGGAAGTAG
- a CDS encoding MBL fold metallo-hydrolase, producing the protein MLAPRPVDRIEITILVDNVTDTLSSTPSFVTREWVRLQRMGMKRSSGAAICCANHGLALVITVTEAGESRSILFDGGPVDYAVERNGPRLGVDFGAIEAVVLSHGHWDHAGGIPKAIDMIRAANGGQDVPLHLHPGMFRERGSRQPDGGVLPMDRVPAPAEWAAMGASPQVSREPAVVAGHVLVSGEIPRVTEYETGLPGQVARAHDDADWQPDEWLPDERFIAVNLRGKGLVVFSACSHCGIVNVLHEARRLMPDLPLLAVMGGFHLSGTNERVIPQTVADLGSFGLRWMFPSHCTGWRALNALERAHGEAVVVPGAVGKTFVLEA; encoded by the coding sequence ATGCTGGCACCTCGGCCGGTGGATCGGATCGAGATAACCATCCTGGTGGACAACGTCACGGACACGCTGTCCTCGACGCCATCCTTCGTCACGCGCGAATGGGTGCGGTTGCAGCGGATGGGGATGAAGCGCAGCTCGGGGGCTGCGATCTGCTGCGCCAATCACGGGCTGGCGCTGGTCATCACCGTCACCGAGGCGGGCGAAAGCCGCAGCATCCTGTTCGACGGCGGCCCGGTGGACTACGCGGTTGAGCGCAACGGCCCGCGGCTCGGCGTCGATTTCGGCGCGATCGAGGCGGTGGTGCTCTCGCACGGCCATTGGGACCATGCCGGCGGCATCCCGAAGGCGATCGATATGATCCGCGCGGCCAATGGCGGGCAGGACGTGCCGCTGCACCTGCATCCGGGCATGTTCCGCGAACGCGGATCGCGCCAGCCCGATGGCGGCGTGCTGCCGATGGACCGCGTGCCGGCACCCGCCGAATGGGCTGCGATGGGCGCGTCCCCGCAGGTCTCGCGCGAACCCGCCGTGGTCGCCGGCCATGTGCTGGTCAGCGGCGAGATCCCGCGCGTGACGGAGTACGAGACCGGCCTGCCCGGCCAGGTCGCCCGCGCGCATGACGACGCGGACTGGCAGCCCGATGAATGGTTGCCGGATGAGCGCTTCATCGCCGTGAACCTGCGCGGGAAGGGGTTGGTGGTGTTCTCCGCCTGCTCGCATTGCGGCATCGTCAATGTGCTGCACGAGGCGCGGCGCCTGATGCCGGACCTGCCGCTGCTGGCGGTGATGGGCGGCTTCCATCTGTCGGGCACCAATGAACGCGTCATACCGCAGACGGTGGCGGACCTCGGCAGCTTCGGGCTGCGCTGGATGTTCCCGTCGCATTGCACCGGCTGGCGCGCGCTGAACGCGCTGGAACGCGCGCATGGCGAGGCGGTGGTCGTGCCGGGCGCCGTCGGCAAGACCTTCGTGCTGGAGGCGTGA
- a CDS encoding L-lactate permease codes for MTLLLQSAPLLLLLGLLVSGRAGPLVAVLVALVATLPAAFVSLPAGTNLLPFLGEEALRGAFLAVQPIGVVVGGLLFHAAVERRDSAAPTAATPRAIFTATLLMGVFMESVTGFAVGAVFALAALRGMGVRGAPAAALALLALCLIPWGGLGPGTALGAALVGVPAQDIAALTALPNAAWLLALGPVCWRLCAAAGLPVPAGERLAQMTMLLAMAVILVAGHWVLPFEVLGILAAGLPLLFALWRADPPRDAPGWARAGRALAPYAVLTVALLGARAVPAPPAWQPYAALPAFPVTHVAIVLLLVSAALLAIGDAPARRAEGALRRAARPALVLMLYVLLARWMAGSGATGALAQAAADLLGAAAPYAVPPLGLVAGMVTGSNVGSNAALMPVQKALGLAAGLPPLLAPSVHNFAGAAGAGMSVGVTALVCGLLADGTRPAQVWRLLWPSMLAVLACGWAAMTLLR; via the coding sequence GTGACACTCCTCCTGCAATCGGCACCGCTGCTGCTGCTGTTGGGCCTGCTGGTCTCGGGGCGCGCCGGGCCGCTCGTGGCCGTGCTCGTGGCACTTGTCGCGACGCTGCCGGCGGCCTTCGTCTCGCTGCCGGCCGGCACCAACCTGCTGCCCTTCCTGGGCGAGGAGGCGCTGCGCGGTGCCTTCCTTGCGGTGCAGCCGATCGGCGTCGTGGTGGGTGGTCTGCTGTTCCATGCCGCGGTGGAGCGGCGCGACTCCGCTGCGCCTACTGCCGCGACGCCGCGCGCGATCTTCACCGCCACGCTGCTGATGGGCGTCTTCATGGAAAGCGTCACCGGCTTCGCGGTCGGCGCGGTCTTCGCGCTGGCGGCGCTGCGTGGCATGGGCGTGCGCGGAGCGCCGGCGGCCGCGCTGGCATTGCTGGCGCTCTGCCTCATCCCCTGGGGCGGGCTTGGTCCCGGCACTGCGCTGGGCGCCGCGCTGGTGGGTGTGCCGGCGCAGGATATCGCGGCGCTCACGGCGCTGCCCAACGCGGCCTGGCTGCTGGCGCTGGGGCCGGTGTGCTGGCGCCTGTGTGCAGCGGCCGGGCTGCCTGTCCCGGCCGGTGAGCGCCTGGCGCAGATGACCATGCTGCTGGCCATGGCGGTGATCCTGGTCGCGGGCCATTGGGTGCTGCCCTTCGAGGTGCTGGGCATCCTGGCCGCCGGCCTACCGCTGCTGTTCGCGCTGTGGCGTGCCGACCCGCCGCGCGATGCGCCGGGCTGGGCGCGGGCGGGCCGCGCCCTGGCACCCTATGCGGTGCTGACCGTGGCCCTGCTGGGCGCGCGTGCAGTGCCCGCGCCGCCGGCCTGGCAACCTTATGCCGCGCTGCCGGCCTTTCCGGTGACGCATGTCGCCATTGTCCTTCTGCTGGTCTCCGCGGCGCTGCTCGCCATCGGGGATGCGCCGGCGCGCCGCGCCGAGGGTGCGCTGCGCCGCGCCGCGCGACCGGCGCTGGTGCTGATGCTGTATGTGCTGCTGGCGCGCTGGATGGCCGGCAGCGGAGCGACGGGCGCTCTGGCGCAGGCGGCGGCGGACCTGCTCGGTGCCGCCGCGCCCTACGCCGTGCCGCCGCTGGGCCTGGTCGCGGGGATGGTCACCGGCAGCAATGTCGGGTCGAACGCGGCGCTGATGCCGGTGCAGAAGGCGCTTGGCCTGGCGGCGGGGCTGCCGCCGCTGCTGGCACCATCGGTACACAACTTCGCCGGCGCCGCGGGGGCGGGGATGTCGGTCGGCGTGACCGCGCTCGTGTGCGGCCTGCTCGCGGACGGCACGCGGCCGGCGCAGGTGTGGCGGCTGCTGTGGCCCTCGATGCTGGCGGTCCTGGCCTGCGGCTGGGCCGCCATGACGCTGCTGCGCTGA